The Arachis ipaensis cultivar K30076 chromosome B10, Araip1.1, whole genome shotgun sequence DNA window tcttttccttatgCTCTCTGTTTAAGAGCTGAATTAGTTGATACATCAACGCTATAAAAGATTTTTTTCCCCGGTTCAAACACTCATTCGgcgatttatattttttatatcttCAATTCCAGAGGCTGTGTGTAACACGTAAACATGTTGCAGGATGTTGCTTGGCTTCCATATTGGCTTCAGAATCTTAGAGCTGATGGCTCCAACGAATTTCTAGAGGATTCTCAAAGTCCTAACAACCAAGAAGTGAAGGTTGAAATTTCTCTTCTAGTTActgtttatatttatttttgtttattgtgTATGTCTAAGGGAACAAGACAGTTTGGTGTGGTGGATTATCGAACCAGTATGCCATTTCCAGTTTGCTTTGATTTGAAGTTACCGTCCTCTTTTAGGGTTGATGactgcttttgtattttcaatttgaATATGCTTCGGTGAGAATTCTCATGCAATATTGTGCATTTATGACCATGGGGAGCTAATAGTTTCGTGGTTAATTTAACCTCTAAGTTTTATATTTTAGATTTTCGTtcagttttgaaaattttgtgaaTGTTAGATTGGTTAATTAACTCGGCCTATGTTTACAAAGCTGGTCCACGCCATGACAAacgaggagggttgtgttaggatTGTGACAACTCAAACTTTGTTCAATCCCAATGCATGGACATGATGCAATGATGTCTTGATCCATATAGCTGACCCCACTAGTGGAGAAAAGCTTTGTTAAGTTAGATTGGTTGAATTCTTTGTTGATGTCTTCTCTTATTTGAAATGATTTAGGGTCCAAAACCTTCTCCAGAAAATTTTAGTGATGGAAAATGTATTAATGCACTACCTAAGGATGATTGTGGATACAGAagttgccatttacttttatctGCAGAAGATAGTTCAAATATTAGTTCAGCTCCTCCTGAACATGTAAGTTGTTTTATTTTATCATTTCTCTGTCTTAAGCTTTTATATTTTCAACTGATATAAGCATGGTGCAGTCTTCAAATAATTACTTCTTTAAGTGTTTCTGAGATAAATTCTGATCCATAATGTTAGGAAACCACATTACTAGAATGCATAGAAGTAAAGACAAATAAGGAAATCAGCATAGAGAAAATTAAGTAATGGGAGGATGCATATTTGTAACCATCTAGCTATAGTTTGCATTGGTAGGAGGTGCATGGAGCTATATAGTTTGTGTTAGGGGTGCTGAGGAGGAATCTCGGAAGATTGGAATTGGACTTGGGAGAGTTTCTAGATTCTCATAAATAATAGATTTAAGTTCTCTAGTGGAGTTAACCTTATAATTCATTTTTGTGTTTATCTTCTCATGATTttaactttttaaatattttctagAAGCTAAGATTAATTGATTCAGCAACAGAGTGCTGCCTATGGATTTGTCACTTTCCCTGATTTCATGGTCGTTTTAAAATTTTCTGATTTCAGTTTCATTTTAGTATTATGAACTTGAAAATATGAAGGGCCTGGCAAAAACTATTTCTAGAAGCTCCTATGCTTTGGACAATGTCGCTCATCTGAGTGATCCATAGGTATCTCTGTGATCAGTGACTTACACAGCAGACAGCAGNNNNNNNNNNNNNNNNNNNNNNNNNNNNNNNNNNNNNNNNNNTTTATGACGGGGGTTTTGGTTTGATCTATTTTTGCTCCATTGATACAGGTGTTTCACTTTAGTCTGCGCCTTTCTTCAGATGCTGAGTCTTTCCCAACCCAGGATTTGAATGAATTTCATGATGCAGTTTCACCACAGAAAATCTGTTCGTTGCAACCTGTTCAAACATCCATTGATTTTGGACAGAACATGCGTTCTGTTACAGAGCATCTTGCCTATGAACAGAATTTGTTGCCTGCTTCCGTCCCTGAGACTGTTAAAAGGGATGATATGTCGAAATCACCGACTGATACAAGTGATGTTATCAGACAACTCAAGGTAAAATCCAACATTAAATGCTTCACAAGTGACTCTATCAGTGATGCAGTTGAACTTTCAGTTGCAGCATCTGAGGTTCTTGCCATACACGATCTAGTAAAGATGGAGTCAGTTTCAGAATTGATGCATACAGAAAATGTACTTGAAGTTGCACTTCGTATGAAGCAGGCACGGCTCGAGGGGTGGGACAATGGCTTCCATTCTTCTAGTGAGGACTCCGACTGCAGTGATTCTCTTTCTGATTTGAATGATTTTGTTATGGAAGAGGCCTATGAAGATATAGGCTTGCTTTCTAGTGTTTCTGTTGAGGAGCATCTTTGCACTTCAATTAGATCTCAATCAAATGCTGTCCCCCTTGCTGAAAATTATAGCAGATGCAATGCGAAGCATAGTGAGAAAGAGCTTACTTCTCATGTAGCCAATGTCGATGTGGAGATGAAGAGGCACCAAAAAACTGACTCACCTCTTGATTCTTTATGTTGTGAAAGGGAGATGCATTCTGATGGTCCTGCTTTGGGTTCAACTAATCTCAAACAAGCTGAAAACGGTCTTCCCACATCTCAGCGTTCTGCGGAGAATAATTCCAATGCTTTAGCCCTAAACCAGGTGAATGAGATCCTCACTTTTCCCTTTCTGCTTCATCTGTTTAGAGGAAATTCCATATTTTAGCCCCATTTATTCAACAAAAATGTACAAGTTTGATGATTAAAGAAAAAGTTATCAAACTTAATATTTGACTAGGTTTCTGAATTTCAGATATTTCTGCCAGAGTATATCTGTACATTGGAGTTACTGTATTTATATCAATGTAGTAACTGTTGCTAGGTTGATTTCTACTTGCTAGACCATTGTTTCGGCTATGGTTGATTTGACTCCATCTATGCCAGAAAATGATGTTGTCTCCTTAGCTGTTGAAACCTCTGGAAATTTCAGTAAGTTTTGATTTTATGTACTTTTTCAGCATTTTGGCTGCCTTTCTCTCTCTAGTTGTTGAAGCTTATGTAATTTCTGTTGTTAAATTCTTCAGAAAATGAGAACTTGGCAACCTATTTAGCTCCAGAGAGATTTAGAAGCCGCTGGTTAGGGGGTTGGACAAATAAGGTACGGTGTTTCTTCAACTTGCCACTTCTTTAGGTCACTAGTTGATGTATTACTGTGGATAATGGTTTGAAAGCTTTCTAAAGAAATAGTTAAATTGTGTAGTTGTTGGACTTTTTTCTTTGGGCACATCTTACTATAATTCTTTCTGATGAAATATGCAAGGAAATATTTGTTATCCTCAGATTTTACTGTCTAAAATCAGGATGTTGGGTGTAACCGTGTAATAActgctgaatttttttttttgtgattagcTATCTATTGCCTTATACTACTTTGGTTCCTAATCAACTGTTTGGGGCTTTGTGGAAATGCTTAGCTTTAACATTTTCCTTCTTCATTAATATTAGGATGAAATTTCTGTCTTTTTCCTTTGCTATAGGATCGCCCATTTGGTCCTTTTATACTTGCTTTACATCATTTTTACTCTTGCCACATGGTTTCTTTTCAAACTTTTTACTATACGATTTCTTCTATTATTGCtatattattatcatcatcattattttttttccttcaacAAATTTGCATCCCTTCTgtcatttttatatgttatcatGGCTTGTCAGCAATCTTGAtactctgttttctttctttgctggCTTTGCATTTTCTATCTCCCTCTTGGAAGGAGTCAGAACCATCTTCGTTGAATTGGAATAATGCTGACCGGATTCCAGAGTTCCACATTAGAGAGACAAGCTTTCTCTCAGAATCTGTAGATATTTTTCCAGATGCAAGTTCTTGCGTTCAGAAACATGATCCCAAGTGTGCAAATGGTTCTCAGCTAAGCATGCATTCTGACTGCTTACACAAGAAGCCTGACGAGGGCATATTGCATTCTCAAAATGTGATCAGATGTTCAAATCTATCATTGATTGATCCTCTTTGTTCGGTTGTTCCGTGTAGCATCTCTGCAGAACATGCCATATCCAGTACTGACAAGGACGAAGAACATAATACTGAAAATTTTGTCACATCCATCTCTGAATTTGTGGTGGACACCTTTCAAAGGATATCAAATAAGAATGCTACATTGGATTGTAGAGATGAGAAAATGACTCCTTCCCTTGGTTTGAAAGATATTCCAATCACTGAGACAGAGGTGGTTAAACAAATGCCTAAGAAATTGACCTGTGTTGAGCATATTGATCGAAAACAGTTAAACCCTCTTATGGATTGTAGTGTGATTCAACCCAACCAAGCTCTCCCCCTGAACTGTAATTTGACTCCTCTTCCCACTAACTATAGTATGAGTGCCGCTGCTGCTGCTTCTCTCGGCACAAGGAAATCTGAGAGTCTCTCTGCATCCAAGAGTGAAGatggaaatgaaaatgaagaaAATCATGGATATTTTGTTGATAACAAGGCTAGTGATGGGTTAACGATAAAAACATCAGATGCAAATGGCATTTTAGATGAACAAACACAAGATAGTAGGTCACCTCTTATTTTAAATAATAGGACACGCCACCGTTTGCAGGCACCGAAGACTGTTCTAAATGATGTGAGAACAGACCTTCAGAGTGAACAGAACAACAACTACAACGAGTTACAAGTTGTGTGCAATAAATACGATGGTCAAAATGTTGGAGATAGAAAGAAAGTCCGTTTCTCGGAAAAAGTTGAGGAGCTTGATCAGAAAAGGAAGTTGTCCAAGTCGGAACCTTCATACAAAAGAGGTAGATCTTTAGTTCTAATTGTGTCATGTATCTTTCAGTTCGAAGATTTTTTGTACGTGTTGACTCTTTTTTTTCCCTCCAATGATGTAGGTTCATCAGTTAGAGTAAAGAGGAAACGAGTTTCGAAGTCATCGACTGCTTCTGAGCTTCTTGTGAAACATCCTCTAACAAATTACTGCAGAACGGTTGCCAATGAGTTTATATTCCAAGGTACACAATTCTTACTCACTGGGTTGTCTAGACAAAAAGAAAGGGACATAGAAGCACTCATATGGAATTCCGGTGGGGTGGTGCTTTCGGATATTCCATCTCCTCCAAATTCAAGGGGCAAGAGAAGCTTGACCTTATCTTCCTTGCAGCTTCCTGTTATTCTATGTATGAGAAAGGTTTGTTTCTAGTGATTGACAATCTTATGTTTCTAATACTTATGCATAAATAATCTTCTAATTGGTTATTGATACATTCACTTTATTCttcctttttatttataaatGTCTCGCATGGATTAAACTTCTGGATAAATTAacatatttaataataataactgaTATGATCACAAGAAACTTTTCAAGATTAAATTTCTATGCCAAAAGCATTATATTTATAACGGATAAAATCATCAATTAATATGATTGAGAAAACGGGAATATGTAAGGAATGGACAAATCGTCCAATTATAGTTCAGCTCTTGTTGgtgatatttattttttttataatgttaaggatttatttcaatATCAATTTTGAGCAAGAAGTCTAGTTTTAAGATAACAAGGCTTAGGAATTTCTATTGAAGAGAAGGCAAGATAAACCGGAAGAACATGGAGAGTAAAGAAATCCTCCAAACAATTTTTTTCCCCttaagtttttagtttatttatttattctccaaATGCATAATAAGAAAGAAAGGTAGACATCAGAAGAAAAAGATCACTTCAGTTCTATAATTTTTCTGGCACCAAGAATCGTTGGAAGAAACCATGTTCCACAGATTCTGTGAATAGAATTTGTTGCCAAGCAACTACAGAGACAACATTTGAACTCTAGATGACATGGCTAAAAGAGTCTATTAGTTGTTCACTTTAGATTTAGTTACCTTCCATAATGAATGCactctttatttcttttaaccGAGTCTTTGTTCTTTTTTTCAGATGCAAACCACCAAATTCTTGTACGGTTGTGCTGTTGGTGCCTCAATACTGAAAGTTGATTGGCTAACTGATTGTCTTAAATCCAGATCTATTTTACAACCTGAAAAGTAAGTTCTGTTTCTGTTTTTATTGAATTGACCTTTTCTTCTCTTAGAACTTATGTTCGTCGGTCGCTAAATATTGTTATGTCTAGGGTAGATAGAGAATGTTAAGAAAGTAGGATCAGTCCAACCTTGACAACTTGAATGGTAATTTTGAACTGA harbors:
- the LOC107621230 gene encoding uncharacterized protein LOC107621230 isoform X3, with the protein product MASLGLRPPQFSEDVAWLPYWLQNLRADGSNEFLEDSQSPNNQEVKVFHFSLRLSSDAESFPTQDLNEFHDAVSPQKICSLQPVQTSIDFGQNMRSVTEHLAYEQNLLPASVPETVKRDDMSKSPTDTSDVIRQLKVKSNIKCFTSDSISDAVELSVAASEVLAIHDLVKMESVSELMHTENVLEVALRMKQARLEGWDNGFHSSSEDSDCSDSLSDLNDFVMEEAYEDIGLLSSVSVEEHLCTSIRSQSNAVPLAENYSRCNAKHSEKELTSHVANVDVEMKRHQKTDSPLDSLCCEREMHSDGPALGSTNLKQAENGLPTSQRSAENNSNALALNQTIVSAMVDLTPSMPENDVVSLAVETSGNFKNENLATYLAPERFRSRWLGGWTNKESEPSSLNWNNADRIPEFHIRETSFLSESVDIFPDASSCVQKHDPKCANGSQLSMHSDCLHKKPDEGILHSQNVIRCSNLSLIDPLCSVVPCSISAEHAISSTDKDEEHNTENFVTSISEFVVDTFQRISNKNATLDCRDEKMTPSLGLKDIPITETEVVKQMPKKLTCVEHIDRKQLNPLMDCSVIQPNQALPLNCNLTPLPTNYSMSAAAAASLGTRKSESLSASKSEDGNENEENHGYFVDNKASDGLTIKTSDANGILDEQTQDSRSPLILNNRTRHRLQAPKTVLNDVRTDLQSEQNNNYNELQVVCNKYDGQNVGDRKKVRFSEKVEELDQKRKLSKSEPSYKRGSSVRVKRKRVSKSSTASELLVKHPLTNYCRTVANEFIFQGTQFLLTGLSRQKERDIEALIWNSGGVVLSDIPSPPNSRGKRSLTLSSLQLPVILCMRKMQTTKFLYGCAVGASILKVDWLTDCLKSRSILQPEKYMILPNRSDMRQTKTGTAIHYRDRKHIFERIGIMLHGKHSFCNKLASVIKHGGGQVFKTLQQLVRSIDEKRTLVAAIVAEDKTTISRHLKHCALEGGIPIMVSTKYAFSNFSIMVVFMCCLCFKWCLRRVHRTMSINWYCQSIV
- the LOC107621230 gene encoding uncharacterized protein LOC107621230 isoform X1 gives rise to the protein MASLGLRPPQFSEDVAWLPYWLQNLRADGSNEFLEDSQSPNNQEVKGPKPSPENFSDGKCINALPKDDCGYRSCHLLLSAEDSSNISSAPPEHVFHFSLRLSSDAESFPTQDLNEFHDAVSPQKICSLQPVQTSIDFGQNMRSVTEHLAYEQNLLPASVPETVKRDDMSKSPTDTSDVIRQLKVKSNIKCFTSDSISDAVELSVAASEVLAIHDLVKMESVSELMHTENVLEVALRMKQARLEGWDNGFHSSSEDSDCSDSLSDLNDFVMEEAYEDIGLLSSVSVEEHLCTSIRSQSNAVPLAENYSRCNAKHSEKELTSHVANVDVEMKRHQKTDSPLDSLCCEREMHSDGPALGSTNLKQAENGLPTSQRSAENNSNALALNQTIVSAMVDLTPSMPENDVVSLAVETSGNFKNENLATYLAPERFRSRWLGGWTNKESEPSSLNWNNADRIPEFHIRETSFLSESVDIFPDASSCVQKHDPKCANGSQLSMHSDCLHKKPDEGILHSQNVIRCSNLSLIDPLCSVVPCSISAEHAISSTDKDEEHNTENFVTSISEFVVDTFQRISNKNATLDCRDEKMTPSLGLKDIPITETEVVKQMPKKLTCVEHIDRKQLNPLMDCSVIQPNQALPLNCNLTPLPTNYSMSAAAAASLGTRKSESLSASKSEDGNENEENHGYFVDNKASDGLTIKTSDANGILDEQTQDSRSPLILNNRTRHRLQAPKTVLNDVRTDLQSEQNNNYNELQVVCNKYDGQNVGDRKKVRFSEKVEELDQKRKLSKSEPSYKRGSSVRVKRKRVSKSSTASELLVKHPLTNYCRTVANEFIFQGTQFLLTGLSRQKERDIEALIWNSGGVVLSDIPSPPNSRGKRSLTLSSLQLPVILCMRKMQTTKFLYGCAVGASILKVDWLTDCLKSRSILQPEKYMILPNRSDMRQTKTGTAIHYRDRKHIFERIGIMLHGKHSFCNKLASVIKHGGGQVFKTLQQLVRSIDEKRTLVAAIVAEDKTTISRHLKHCALEGGIPIMVSTKYAFSNFSIMVVFMCCLCFKWCLRRVHRTMSINWYCQSIV
- the LOC107621230 gene encoding uncharacterized protein LOC107621230 isoform X2; the protein is MASLGLRPPQFSEDVAWLPYWLQNLRADGSNEFLEDSQSPNNQEVKGPKPSPENFSDGKCINALPKDDCGYRSCHLLLSAEDSSNISSAPPEHVFHFSLRLSSDAESFPTQDLNEFHDAVSPQKICSLQPVQTSIDFGQNMRSVTEHLAYEQNLLPASVPETVKRDDMSKSPTDTSDVIRQLKVKSNIKCFTSDSISDAVELSVAASEVLAIHDLVKMESVSELMHTENVLEVALRMKQARLEGWDNGFHSSSEDSDCSDSLSDLNDFVMEEAYEDIGLLSSVSVEEHLCTSIRSQSNAVPLAENYSRCNAKHSEKELTSHVANVDVEMKRHQKTDSPLDSLCCEREMHSDGPALGSTNLKQAENGLPTSQRSAENNSNALALNQTIVSAMVDLTPSMPENDVVSLAVETSGNFKNENLATYLAPERFRSRWLGGWTNKESEPSSLNWNNADRIPEFHIRETSFLSESVDIFPDASSCVQKHDPKCANGSQLSMHSDCLHKKPDEGILHSQNVIRCSNLSLIDPLCSVVPCSISAEHAISSTDKDEEHNTENFVTSISEFVVDTFQRISNKNATLDCRDEKMTPSLGLKDIPITETEVVKQMPKKLTCVEHIDRKQLNPLMDCSVIQPNQALPLNCNLTPLPTNYSMSAAAAASLGTRKSESLSASKSEDGNENEENHGYFVDNKASDGLTIKTSDANGILDEQTQDSRSPLILNNRTRHRLQAPKTVLNDVRTDLQSEQNNNYNELQVVCNKYDGQNVGDRKKVRFSEKVEELDQKRKLSKSEPSYKRGSSVRVKRKRVSKSSTASELLVKHPLTNYCRTVANEFIFQGTQFLLTGLSRQKERDIEALIWNSGGVVLSDIPSPPNSRGKRSLTLSSLQLPVILCMRKMQTTKFLYGCAVGASILKVDWLTDCLKSRSILQPEKYMILPNRSDMRQTKTGTAIHYRDRKHIFERIGIMLHGKHSFCNKLASVIKHGGGQVFKTLQQLVRSIDEKRTLVAAIVAEDKTTISRHLKHCALEGGIPIMPYSWIVKSLHSGKLLPFTEKNNTFPLSFDRVSNPFNMSEEI